The proteins below come from a single Aquabacterium sp. A3 genomic window:
- a CDS encoding GspE/PulE family protein — protein sequence MADTSSVDARNGGSSLPPESGSFVWPVPPHSSYPLDQARHHHEPCDIVGLNGRLMHGRLNFFVPEQQLAHIQVPPARTTMPLRFGHFQSLLLTRAIVPRDALLSGPAPLDALAERPHMGYRVVTRHGDILVGDTIGHVNLDFGLFLFPPVDEHGAVRRLFIPREVIDRIEFVPLGAQPAPVADELTLAPGPLDERPEQAHADVAPPAPADVPGAAQRQALEAILGHMVQTPSELMSAIEAQSRMPMVRIGEALITMGLITEDQLHEALSQQQGDRSVPLGELLVRLGLITRQDLLLALARKMGYPVVDLARYPIDPDALHKVPFNVAVRLSVVPLYLKDNVLVVAVEDPSKRLVLSELEFVTQCKVKPVLGQSLQLELALRDAYGRLGADVSALAYIDAPMVSVDFDALDSGKLVESLEREGLEGTGSEDEKAIEQSDNSLVRLINTMIIEAYSQGVSDIHVESHPGREKVKIRFRKDGLLVPYLELPHNYRSAMIARIKIMCDLDISERRKPQDGKINFVRFVPQYRIELRVATIPTNNGLEDVVMRILSSARPMPLDKLGLSPANLGQFKEALERPYGLILCVGPTGSGKTTTLHSALSYINVPERKIWTAEDPVEITQPGLRQVQVNPKIDWTFAKALRAFLRADPDVIMIGEMRDEETASMGIEASLTGHLVLTTLHTNSAPETVTRLLDMGMDPFSFADALLGVMAQRLVRRLCVACRVEHEATPETIEDLLQEYLQAFPDGSHMPPRDQILKDWMGRHGHEGVLRHYSNTGCEQCNHTGFKGRLAIHELMLISRDMRRLIQTGSRAEELQRRAMGEGMRTLRQDGIEKVLAGLTSIEEVRATSNT from the coding sequence ATGGCCGACACCTCTTCTGTTGACGCCCGCAACGGCGGGTCTTCGTTGCCCCCGGAATCCGGCAGTTTTGTCTGGCCTGTGCCACCCCATTCCAGTTATCCGCTGGACCAGGCCCGGCACCACCACGAGCCCTGCGACATCGTGGGCCTCAATGGCAGGCTCATGCACGGTCGGCTCAACTTCTTTGTGCCCGAGCAACAACTGGCACACATCCAGGTGCCACCCGCGCGCACGACCATGCCCCTGCGCTTCGGGCACTTTCAGTCGCTGTTGCTGACGCGGGCCATCGTGCCGCGCGATGCCTTGCTCAGCGGTCCTGCCCCCCTGGACGCGCTGGCCGAGCGCCCCCACATGGGCTACCGCGTTGTCACACGGCATGGCGACATCCTGGTGGGCGACACCATCGGGCATGTGAACCTGGATTTTGGTTTGTTCCTGTTTCCGCCGGTCGACGAGCACGGCGCGGTCAGGCGCCTCTTCATCCCGCGCGAGGTGATCGATCGCATCGAGTTTGTTCCGCTGGGTGCTCAGCCAGCGCCTGTGGCCGATGAGCTGACCCTGGCTCCCGGGCCCCTCGACGAGCGCCCCGAGCAGGCACATGCCGATGTGGCGCCCCCGGCGCCTGCGGACGTGCCCGGGGCAGCCCAGCGCCAGGCCCTGGAGGCCATCTTGGGCCACATGGTGCAGACGCCCTCCGAGCTGATGTCGGCCATCGAAGCCCAAAGCCGCATGCCCATGGTGCGCATTGGCGAGGCGCTGATCACCATGGGCCTGATCACCGAGGACCAACTGCATGAGGCCTTGAGTCAGCAGCAGGGCGATCGCAGCGTGCCGCTCGGTGAGTTGCTGGTGCGTTTGGGGCTGATCACCCGTCAGGATTTGCTGCTGGCCCTGGCCCGCAAGATGGGGTATCCGGTGGTCGATCTGGCGCGATACCCGATCGATCCTGATGCGCTGCACAAGGTGCCCTTCAACGTGGCGGTGCGCCTGTCGGTGGTGCCGCTGTACCTGAAGGACAACGTGCTGGTGGTGGCCGTGGAAGACCCCAGCAAGCGCCTGGTGCTGTCCGAGCTGGAGTTCGTCACCCAGTGCAAGGTCAAACCCGTGCTGGGCCAAAGCCTGCAGCTGGAGCTCGCCTTGCGCGATGCTTATGGCCGGTTGGGGGCCGATGTCTCGGCCCTGGCCTACATCGATGCCCCCATGGTGTCGGTGGATTTTGACGCGCTCGATTCTGGCAAGCTCGTCGAGAGCCTGGAGCGCGAGGGCCTGGAGGGCACAGGCTCCGAGGATGAAAAAGCCATCGAGCAGAGCGACAACTCCCTGGTGCGCCTGATCAACACCATGATCATCGAGGCGTATTCGCAAGGGGTGTCCGACATCCACGTCGAAAGCCACCCAGGCCGCGAGAAGGTCAAGATCCGCTTTCGCAAAGACGGCTTGCTGGTGCCGTACCTGGAGCTGCCGCACAACTACCGCAGCGCCATGATCGCGCGCATCAAGATCATGTGTGATCTGGACATCTCGGAGCGCCGCAAGCCACAGGATGGCAAGATCAACTTCGTGCGCTTCGTGCCCCAGTACCGCATCGAATTGCGGGTGGCCACCATCCCCACCAACAACGGCCTGGAGGATGTGGTGATGCGCATCCTGAGTTCGGCGCGCCCGATGCCGCTGGACAAGCTGGGCCTGAGCCCCGCCAACCTCGGCCAGTTCAAGGAAGCCCTCGAGCGCCCCTATGGCCTGATCTTGTGCGTGGGGCCCACCGGGTCGGGCAAGACAACCACCTTGCATTCGGCGCTCAGCTACATCAACGTGCCCGAGCGCAAGATCTGGACGGCCGAAGACCCGGTTGAAATCACGCAGCCGGGCCTGCGCCAGGTGCAGGTCAACCCCAAGATCGACTGGACCTTTGCCAAGGCGCTGCGGGCCTTCCTGCGCGCCGACCCCGATGTGATCATGATCGGTGAAATGCGCGACGAGGAGACCGCCTCGATGGGCATCGAGGCCTCACTGACGGGCCACCTGGTGCTGACCACCCTGCACACCAACAGCGCCCCGGAAACCGTCACCCGCTTGCTGGACATGGGCATGGATCCGTTCAGCTTCGCCGACGCCCTGCTGGGGGTGATGGCCCAGCGTCTGGTGCGGCGCTTGTGCGTGGCGTGCCGTGTCGAGCACGAGGCCACCCCGGAGACCATTGAAGACCTGCTGCAAGAGTACCTGCAGGCCTTTCCCGACGGCAGCCACATGCCCCCCAGAGACCAGATCCTGAAGGACTGGATGGGGCGCCATGGCCACGAGGGGGTGCTCAGGCATTACAGCAACACGGGCTGCGAGCAGTGCAACCACACGGGCTTCAAGGGGCGCCT
- a CDS encoding SixA phosphatase family protein yields MDLILWRHAQAEALPLSDELTRQAQAGESVTIQIDWQADLARVLTAKGQRQAERMAVWLNARLPEGTRVLVSPAQRTQQTALALGRSYKTVASIHPQASVDDLLAAARWPDARTPALIVGHQPALGQLAARLLTGQDLAWSVKKGGVWWLRSRERDGQSQLLLHAVQNPDSL; encoded by the coding sequence ATGGACCTGATCCTGTGGCGCCACGCGCAGGCCGAAGCCCTGCCCCTGTCGGACGAGTTGACCCGCCAGGCGCAGGCGGGTGAGTCCGTCACCATCCAGATCGACTGGCAGGCCGACCTGGCCCGCGTTCTGACGGCCAAAGGCCAGCGCCAGGCCGAGCGCATGGCCGTGTGGCTCAACGCCCGTTTGCCTGAAGGCACGCGGGTGCTGGTCAGCCCGGCGCAGCGCACCCAGCAAACCGCGCTGGCCTTGGGGCGTTCGTACAAGACCGTGGCCTCCATTCATCCTCAGGCGTCGGTGGACGATCTGCTGGCGGCCGCCCGTTGGCCTGATGCGCGCACCCCGGCCTTGATCGTGGGGCACCAGCCCGCACTGGGGCAACTGGCCGCGCGCCTGCTGACCGGCCAGGATCTGGCCTGGTCGGTCAAGAAGGGGGGCGTCTGGTGGCTGCGCTCACGTGAGCGGGACGGACAGAGTCAACTGTTGTTGCACGCGGTGCAGAACCCCGACAGCCTCTGA
- a CDS encoding energy transducer TonB has protein sequence MSAAGLSARFEGPGGRPQAPDQWGLGAAMALGAHLLLVAALALSLNWKVNVPHVAEAELWAEVPRAAAPPAPVPAAPPPVEPTRPVPPPPAPVAEVPPPRPEADIAVAPTPERPRRAPPKEVFDTSPPKRAEPARERPPKAPPKTPPKESPKVQPKAPAAPTAKAADKPAPQLTAAEREAQRQANLMRMMSELGTLGTSGQEAQSAGPTSNYAGRIKARIKPNIVFTEWVQGNPLAVVELRCSPDGRIVASRLVTPSGVPSWDAAVLRAVERTEVLPANEQGRVPPVIVIEFRPRD, from the coding sequence ATGTCGGCGGCAGGGCTGTCTGCGCGTTTTGAGGGCCCTGGCGGCCGTCCGCAAGCCCCCGACCAGTGGGGGCTGGGCGCGGCGATGGCCCTGGGTGCCCACCTCTTGCTGGTCGCTGCGCTGGCACTGAGCCTGAACTGGAAGGTCAACGTGCCGCACGTGGCCGAAGCAGAGCTCTGGGCCGAGGTGCCTCGCGCGGCAGCGCCGCCCGCGCCAGTGCCTGCGGCCCCACCCCCGGTCGAGCCGACGCGGCCCGTGCCACCACCGCCCGCACCGGTCGCAGAGGTGCCGCCGCCTCGACCCGAGGCCGACATCGCCGTGGCGCCGACACCCGAGCGGCCACGCCGTGCCCCGCCCAAGGAGGTGTTTGACACCAGCCCGCCGAAGCGGGCTGAGCCGGCCAGGGAGCGCCCACCCAAGGCTCCACCCAAGACGCCACCCAAAGAATCCCCTAAGGTTCAGCCCAAAGCCCCGGCCGCCCCGACGGCCAAGGCGGCCGACAAGCCGGCGCCACAACTGACGGCGGCGGAGCGCGAGGCCCAGCGCCAGGCCAACCTCATGCGCATGATGTCGGAGCTCGGCACCCTGGGCACCTCAGGGCAAGAGGCCCAGTCGGCGGGCCCCACCAGCAACTATGCGGGGCGCATCAAGGCCAGGATCAAACCCAACATCGTCTTCACCGAGTGGGTGCAGGGCAACCCGCTCGCGGTGGTGGAATTGCGCTGTTCGCCAGACGGCCGCATCGTGGCCAGCCGTTTGGTCACGCCCTCCGGCGTGCCGTCCTGGGATGCCGCCGTGCTGCGTGCTGTCGAGCGCACCGAGGTGCTGCCCGCCAATGAGCAGGGCCGCGTGCCACCGGTGATCGTCATCGAGTTCCGGCCGCGCGACTGA
- the tolQ gene encoding protein TolQ, which produces MNQDMSILSLVLQASLVVQLVMALLLGVSLVSWSVIFGKVMGLRRVRQDNAEFDREFWAGRTLQELFQDASRGEGPPSPQERIFAAGMREFMKLRDKRVTDVNALLDGARRAMRASYQREMDAIEARLDFLGSVGSVSPYVGLFGTVWGIMHAFTGLSNLQQVTLATVAPGIAEALVATAIGLFAAIPAVLAYNRFVRDIDRIAIQMESFMEEFSNILARNIPPAAAEPPRAGMGR; this is translated from the coding sequence ATGAATCAAGACATGTCGATCCTCTCGCTGGTGCTGCAGGCCAGCCTGGTCGTGCAACTGGTGATGGCCTTGCTGCTGGGGGTGTCCCTGGTCAGCTGGAGCGTGATCTTTGGCAAGGTGATGGGCCTGCGACGGGTGCGGCAGGACAATGCCGAGTTCGACCGAGAGTTCTGGGCGGGCAGAACCCTGCAGGAGCTCTTTCAGGATGCGTCGCGCGGTGAGGGCCCCCCGTCACCCCAAGAGCGGATCTTCGCTGCGGGCATGCGTGAGTTCATGAAGCTGCGCGACAAGCGTGTCACCGACGTGAACGCTTTGCTGGATGGCGCCCGCCGTGCCATGCGCGCCAGCTACCAACGAGAGATGGATGCCATTGAGGCACGCCTGGATTTTCTGGGTTCGGTGGGCTCGGTGTCGCCCTATGTGGGCCTGTTCGGCACGGTCTGGGGCATCATGCACGCCTTCACCGGGCTGTCCAATCTGCAGCAGGTCACGCTGGCCACCGTGGCCCCCGGCATCGCAGAGGCCCTCGTGGCCACCGCCATCGGCCTGTTCGCGGCCATCCCGGCGGTGCTGGCCTACAACCGGTTCGTGCGCGACATCGACCGCATCGCCATCCAGATGGAGTCCTTCATGGAAGAGTTCTCCAACATCCTGGCACGCAACATCCCGCCGGCAGCGGCCGAGCCTCCGCGCGCGGGCATGGGGCGCTGA
- a CDS encoding biopolymer transporter ExbD, translating into MSSGRRARRLKNEINMVPFIDVMLVLLIIFMVSAPLLPTGVVDLPSVGQARQTPQQVIELVVESEGAVRIRVNQRDVETTTMENMVAQVQALQAQSPGGAEGSPVIISARKDLRYDTVMQVMDRLNRAGVPRVGLSVRPTGG; encoded by the coding sequence ATGTCGTCCGGCCGCCGTGCGCGGCGGCTCAAAAACGAGATCAACATGGTGCCGTTCATCGACGTCATGCTGGTCTTGCTCATCATCTTCATGGTGTCGGCACCATTGCTGCCCACCGGGGTGGTCGACCTGCCCAGCGTGGGCCAGGCTCGGCAGACCCCGCAGCAGGTCATCGAGTTGGTGGTCGAGAGCGAAGGGGCCGTGCGCATCCGCGTGAACCAGCGCGATGTCGAGACCACCACCATGGAGAACATGGTGGCGCAGGTTCAGGCCTTGCAGGCCCAAAGCCCGGGAGGCGCCGAAGGTTCTCCCGTCATCATCAGTGCCCGCAAAGACCTGCGTTACGACACCGTCATGCAGGTGATGGACCGGCTGAACCGCGCTGGTGTGCCCCGGGTGGGGCTGTCGGTGCGGCCCACGGGGGGCTGA
- the ybgC gene encoding tol-pal system-associated acyl-CoA thioesterase has protein sequence MSVVRDPQSLSSRLARAQFRLSVRVYWEDTDAGGIVFYANYLKFMERARSDWLRSLGLGQERLRTQGHGVFVVSETHVRYLRSARLDDELVVTASLRERGRASLVFDQLVMCGEHVLCEGDIRVGWVQPDAQGQLRPARMPSTIAQALPAPWTESVPGETHGH, from the coding sequence ATGAGCGTTGTTCGTGACCCGCAGAGTTTGTCGTCCCGTCTGGCTCGGGCGCAATTCCGCTTGAGCGTGCGGGTGTACTGGGAAGACACCGATGCCGGTGGCATCGTGTTCTACGCCAACTACCTGAAGTTCATGGAGCGTGCCCGAAGCGACTGGTTGCGCAGCCTGGGCCTGGGGCAGGAGCGCTTGCGCACCCAGGGCCACGGGGTGTTCGTGGTCAGTGAAACCCATGTGCGTTACCTGCGCTCGGCCCGTCTGGACGACGAGCTGGTGGTCACGGCCTCCTTGCGCGAGCGCGGGCGCGCCTCGCTGGTGTTTGATCAACTGGTGATGTGTGGCGAGCACGTGTTGTGCGAGGGTGACATCCGGGTGGGTTGGGTGCAGCCAGACGCACAAGGCCAATTACGCCCCGCGCGCATGCCGTCCACGATCGCGCAAGCCCTGCCGGCCCCATGGACCGAGTCCGTCCCCGGTGAAACCCACGGACATTGA